One Coffea eugenioides isolate CCC68of chromosome 2, Ceug_1.0, whole genome shotgun sequence genomic window, TGAAAGTTAGGAACATAGCCTGCACTTTCTCCCAAATGCCATGCGTGGCTTTGCATTGAAAGAAAAGATGTTATATGGACTCTTCAGCTTGCAAGCAAAACAAGCCGTTACTTTCCTGCAAAACTATACCCCATCTCTGCGCAGCATATCAAATGTATTTAGTCGTTTCTTTTATAACGGCCATAAAATGAAAGAAAGCCGAGGAACACAGCTTCTTTgttggcatattaaatcaaggttcaaaattagaaattttcatGTTATTATTTAGTAGTGTTTTAATCAAGTTAGGGTTTTAGCAATTCTACTGGAGTCAAGTTATAgtagttttattgtttaaaaattaatatcTCATTAGGAGTCGTCTAATCTATAAATAAGTGTGTTTAGTTGAGAAGAGTGAATGattgaaagtcttattcttaTGATCTGATTAATAGATTATCGGTGGTATTATTCCTCTTCTCTCACACATATTTATATGTGTGTAAATTACCtccccatatatatatattaattttatgaaatataTCTCCTATatatttttagtgaattttttgagTTCTACATTCTTTTCCAAACTAAAGGATACCATGAcactagaggtgtcaaaatgggtgatttggaCGGATTTGGGTAAGTTGAAAtaggtaatgggtataagtgagtcaattcatttatacccatttaattaaatggataagtcaaaaaatgagttgggtaacccaattacccatttataacccatttattttaattttttgtaaactcagttaaattcatttttgcaaactaaattatcaatttatatcaacctttgcacccatcattagttttaaatatttatttataatactcaataagcctaattaccaattttttcccATCCGTtctctatgtcgcaaaattacatactatttaataattgaacaataagaatataaaaatttgaactaagtactatgaaagttaacataaaaacttaatccaaacaTTTTGGACCCCTAGCATTTTTTgatgtgtaaatttaaaatttcattttagaaaggtAGGAAAAATGGttaaaacttgtcataaattggtaatgctgaaaATTGAACAAGTTAACAAACTACGAGAAAATAAAATCATAAgataaaatcaacaaataataataataatgaaacaaaagtagttaacatcatgacaaaatgaaaataaaaaaaaattaaagaggaTATCTATTTGTGTCAAAAATGCATCAAATATTTGTTAAGGTTGAAAAATAAACTATTCCAGTATATACAAGGGTTTAGCAATGCATGAAAGTCTCTAACAATGAGTTCAATAATCAAACGTAGGCCTCAAATTTTTTCTGAATAGGTAAGGAAAGAGAGGAGATTTGggggaaaataattttaaatggattaattgggtttaataggttacccaataatactcATTTAATAAATGAGTATTATTGGATAACTCATTTATACGCATATGCAAAAATTAAAGATATCCATATCCATCTATTCATAGGCGAATATTGATAAATTTATTAAATGAATTTGTTTGCCACTTCTACCGAACACTTTACTATGTGATCGCCTAGACCACTTGAGAGTAGATTTAATAGTGGAATTAGCAGAAGCATGCCCAATAAGTGCCATCTTCCTGATCAGGTAAAGGCACTCAGGAGTAGCTTCCATTAATTCCTTTACTTCTTGATCAGGCAAAGCCACATCATAGATTGCTAGGCTGAGGTATGGACTCATAAATAAACCggtaaaaaagaagaaaaagaagaagaagaactgagagagagagatttgaAGTTTTGGCTTGTCACCAATCCTCATAACATTAGTTAAGTAAGACATGAGTAATTGTTCTTTTGGAAACGTAAAATTAAATTAACTTACTGTCTAAATGCAAGAAAGCATAATAAAAGTATATGTGCTAACCACACATGATACCCATAATAAAATGCTTTAAATTTCATTACTTGGTGAAAGATAACACAAACAAGAACTTAGAAACAATGGACGAAAGTACTAAATGGACAACTAAgggaaataaatgaaagaaaatgcaCAACTAGTCCCCTGCATTGCACTTTTTTTTAGTTGCTCACAGATTTTTCATCTACCTTCATCCTCAAAATGTTCAATACACAAGTTAGGCTGCGTTGTGATAGTTGCTTCTGGACTTGATTTCAAACAAGTTTCATTGTCAATGTATTTTAATAAGTTACTTGAAAACTCACAATGTCCAAACACAGCTTAAGTTGtttgttcaaatttaatttagaaccactttttttttcttgcctgaATTGGTCCCACTCCCATCACAGGCTAGTAAGTTGAGGTCTAATAATGAAAATGTACCTCTTCTTCTCCAACAAAGATATGTATGCATATCATTCAGGACCAAATTGTTTCTCTTCAAATATGCGAGGATCAATTGCATGAAAATTTTGCATGTGAGGTGCTAAAAAATAATGCGAGGACAAATGTGCAAGCATTCCCAATGTAAATTCTATTCATAAGAAATTTATTGTGAGTAACTGAAGAAAAAACATTTAATAGCTCATTAAACAGCATAACGTATATCCACATCTCATAAAAACCATCCATTACTACTCAATTTTCTCAAGTGCTGTTTAATGTGGATTTTTAACTCAACCCCGTCTAGATACGTTAAATTAAAGGCTTATATTGGATCACAAGTACCAGATATAAAGGTAAGCACAAACCTTCATTTGCAGACATCCTATAAAATTGGAACATAATTCTCCTACCACATATccagaaaacacaccaaaaatgGCTCTTAATCTTCACCCTCTCCTCCTCACAATCCTAGTACTACCGGTGGTCTTCCCTTTCTCAGAAGCCTACAGACCAGTCGAAGTAGGCAGGAACCCGATTAATGTAAACGACCCTCATGTAATAGAGATTGCAAAATTTGCAATAAGTTGGCGCAATGCTGTATCCTCTACCCGTTTCCAGTTTCGAAAAGTGATCAAAGGAGAGCGACAAGTTGCTCCAGGAGTTACGGGCGTTAACTACAATCTTGTTATCTTGGCGAAGGCAGCAGATGCTCCCCTTTACTGTGAGGTTGCTGTTTTTGACAGAGAATGGGAGAATCTTAGGATACTCACTTCCTTCAGAGAAATCCCTGCTGGTGATGCATTGGCGCCCGCATTGGCACCGGGAAGTTGGTGAATGGAGATATATGATGGGGAGAAAATTACTATACAAGGAATGGAAATGACTTGTACATCAGGACACTTGTATGGTAATTTCtaagaaaaaaataaacttATATATGGATTTCTCTACATTATAGTAAAGCAGTCTAGCAATGCTTCAATTTCATATGGACCATATTGTTACAAtctttataaaaaaataaaaaaaaattctttcttAAGGTGTATTTTGTACATGGTGGTTAGCAAATTATGAATTTTATTGACATGACAATCTAGAGAAAACGAAAAACTGCAAACAATTCAAGAAATCAAAGTTATTATCTGCAAAAGTACGTTAATCCCTTTGTTGGGAAAAGAAACCggttagaaagaaaaaaaatggttatttAATTCTGTGAGTAACGCTTAGGGTTATAAGTTCTTCGACATAAGGTACAAGCATTATCTGATAAAATGTATACTCAAATTTTGAGCCCTATAGAGAAATAAGGAATATTAATGGTGACAACTTCCAAAGTTAAAAGGGAAACATCTCAAACTGATCaggcttttatttttttaaccttttgttTTACCATCCCACCCCTTTTTGTATCCTTCTTATCTCCAATTGTTAGACACAATATTCAAATCTTGAACCTAATAGTAAAGAAATCTCAAATTGAGTAGCTTGATTTATTATGTCAATAAAAATGTTACAATGCCAACTTTGGTCAAGCGAATAATGTAGATTCCCTTTTAATGTAATGAACCTAGTGGGAAGCTTAATTTACCGGTAGGGGTGATTGAAGGCGCGGCCGAAAATTACATGTAATTAATTATGCTAGTAACTTATTGAGATTTGAGAATCTAGTGACTATGGTGAagaaaaaatttattctttCTTTAAAAGAGACCTATTAAAACAATGTTGAGCTCGTTAATCTTGAATCTCATGCTTAGTTTCGTCCCCCTATTTCAAATTCTTGACTCTACCACAAACTAGTTAGAAGAATAAGAGATTGGTATGAAGGTGAGATTGAAGAGGTAGGTCAATTACAAaacttaaaataaatttttacgTTATTATATGTACAATTATGTATTGTATACTTCATTATAGAAATAACATACATATTTATTTATGTACAAAATTATTCAGGGCAAGCTTTAATTCAACTGAGGTCAATGACGTCCAAGCTCAGCTTAAAATATAATCAGTCCTCATTTTTATGCCCAAATTGTACCCATGCAGTTAAATATGAGGTTCGGCCTAATTTTTTCGGCCCAGCTGGCCCACTAACCATTCTTCTTGTAGAGATGCGTTCTGTCTCTGGGTTGGCAAATATGCACGCTGATTCAGAAAACTTGTAATATCCGATCTAATTTGGTATGAAAAGTAGGGTATCTGATGTGTATTATTTGATCGGTTAAAAGAGGGTTGGATATCTACTTATATGTAAAACTGGTTAAGGTCACAAGATTGAGAACCCATAGGTATCCTATCCGCCccgcacatatatatatatatatatatatatatatattttatacatatactacaaaaatattttattgaacaaattatACTACAAATATGAGAGGTTATAGTTTGTTTCTAAAATTCATTTGTAAAGgttataattttatatttttcaaaaaagattttaataaatgtggaagatatattttaaaaaaagtaccacttatttcaaattttcattaaGTTGAATTCTTTtgaattcttttcctttttcttgtgaTCTCTTTGCATGTTTGTTTATTGGTAGGagatttttttgagaaaaaaaaaatctttgttGAGCTTTAGATGATTATGTAAAGTACAAAATTAAATTAGCATACATAATAAAACGATAAATGATCAGCAAGGCAAGGTGGGGCTGGCGAGGTAGGTCCGGTTGACTCGACCCTCTTTCAGCagctattcttttttttttttgtcgaaacgatagaATTCCTATAATCTAAGCTAGCTTATTCTaggggggaggggggaggggACTCGATGTGAGTAGAAACTCCATCGAAGTTGATCAATGAAGACCGTCACATAATGTGACAAATTTTGTGGGAGGTAAGGTTCGAACCCTTGACCTCCCGCACCACCAAGCCTAAGAAGGCTTgggatgaccactggaccaaaggCCCAGTGGCTTTTCAGCAGCTATTCGATAATCAGATACTTACTAACTAGGTACTCTGCCCTGACGCTATGCGTCAGGTAGTTAGGACCTGGTATTTTATTAGAATGAGTATGAGATTAAAAAATTGGAGGGCAGAAAGAATTATTCAACTGACAGAAAAAGCCAGCAGGAAAATGTTAGGTCGTGGCGGTGGTTTGCATTGGTGTTAGCCAGATGTTGTTTGCATGCCTTTGCAGTATCTAGTTTCTAATTTACCTGAGTAGAATTGCTACTTGTATTTCATGCGTTGATTGTGTCAGGAAAGGATTGCCAAGTAGTGCTGATTTTCTTTGTACGTGGCCAATTTCCTGCTACTACATAAGAGGATCATTGTTTTTGGGAGTGAATATGTGTGATATATTTTTGGTTTGTTAGGCAGTAATTTTATTTGCAAAGTGTGCTTTTTTTTAGTTGGATGGAGTCGCAGTGTGTTAGTGTTTGCGGATTGAGTGATCGAATTCGGGGATGGATTGCTAAGTTAATTGTCATGGAAAAAAGTATATTTCAGCGACCTCGCAATTCTAGTTGAATTTTTTCCGAGTTGTTTTTTGCTGATGCTTCTGTAAGGGTTTCTTAGACTTGTTTTCGTAAGTTTTattgtgtttttgtttttttcataTTGGTAGTAgctatctctttttttttcagggtGATACAATTCAGGGAGTAACATATTTATCTAATCTTGGATGCTATGGATTGTGCACTCAATTTTGCCAAGATCTATCTAGCCCTTTTTTGCCAATTAACACGAGGAAATGCAGCAGATTGAGAGAGTCCCAAACTGAGATAGTCTTCACTGCTTCATGCTAAAGCACTACTACGTGGGCTGATAATCACCATAGAGACATTCAATCAATTGGAAATATCCCAAAGGAATAACATGCAATAGAATCAATCTCAATAAAGTAAGACAATCTAGTCACATAAAGATAACAAGCCACTCTAAAGATCCTTATCAGCAATATAAACTTAAACTAAATGAAACAGAACTTTGAAACAGACAAACCTAACATCGCAATAGACACAATTTAgcaaaaaaattcaattatttATTACCTAAAACCATCTATTGGGGAAGCTTCAAATGCTTGAGACATGGCTTAGTACAATGGATATCTTTGACTTATCTTACATCAGAAACATTGCTAAGCTTAGATCAATGATATAGAAGTCAAAAGCATAACTATGATACAAAAGTAAAGCAACTAAAAAAGAGAAAGCATGACTTATATACGAACATCAAACATCCAATTTGCACCCAATGAGCAGTCATGAGTAGTAATCTGCATGAGTAGAAAATTTGCAACTAATGAATAGTAATGAGTAGCAAATGCAAATTTGCCACCAAAAATCAATCCCAGTTCAAAAATATCCGTGAGATAAACAAAGCATAATCCAATGCTCAGGCTCCACGAGAATTGAAAGGAAAGAATCCGAAGTACAACATACAAAATACCAGCCAGATTCTAATTCATATAAACTTCAACATGATTGAAGAACACACATGCATGACAATCAACAATAGCAGAATAATACAAGACCAATTATACCTCATATCTAGCATAAGATCAGTTCAAAGTACCGGAGATTAGGAGAGAGTCCCAAAACTGAGACTGATAGGCATTAAGTCTCATAGGATGCAGAGAAAGGGATTGAATCAGTAAAATCAAATTGGCCTTGGTGGAGGGAAATGGATATAAGACAGgcatatgaaaaataaaaagggaTTGAATCAACAAAACCAAATTGCCCTTGGTGAAGGAGATGGATATAAGGTGGGTATATGGCAAACAAAACTGATGAGGTTGGTACTTCAAACTCTGCCAGTCATAGGAGAATCAAAGATCCGATTTTGCATTTGCTAGGGGATTTAGATAGAAGACAGTAGAGAGAAGGAAGGGGAAGAGTGGGAAGTAGAGTTTATCAGTGTTTTGCCACGGAATTGCCGCATGTCCTCCAGGTCGTGTCTTAGCAAGTTACTTGTTGGCATCATAAAACACAAAAACAAAAGCCAAAAAAAGACTACAACTCACCTTACCCAACACAATTAGCAGCTCGTCCTCATATATTCGCTGCCGAGCTTTCTTAGTTACACGTCAGTCATTCATGCAAACCAACAAAACAGAGCAAGGCTCACATAAACACCTGCAGAACACCTAAATACTGATGAAAAATCCTAAAATCCACTGCAACATTTCAACACATCCCTAGATAAAACCACACCACTGtcaaaaccaacaaaaattAACCAACTCTTGCAAATAACACCTACCAAGTCACTTGCTCATTCCTAGACTTAATCAGCCACCATGAATTTTCCCATTCTTTCTAGAACACTTAAAAAGTCAATTATGGATGAAGACGCAGTGGAGGAGGCAATCAAATTGAAAGATGACGAGGTAAAAAAAGGACTAGTAGAGCAGGCTAAGAAAAGACTGTAATAGAAATTGCAAAGCTTTCGAGCTGTGGTTCTTGCATCGTATCTCAATTCACCGCTAAACTTGTTGCTGTTCAAGAACAACACGTGGAGAGCGGTGAATTTCCAGCAAAACCACTCCCATCCGGCATCAAAAGACCATAACACCGCTCAAGCTCACAAAAATAATGATATAATCGGACCATGAGTCACTGTTCACAAGCCATTCCTATTTTATACTAGGTATTCTGCCCTGACGCTATGCGTCAGGTAGCTAGGACCTGATATTTTATTagaatgagtttgaaaaattggagggcaaaagaattattcaacccACAGGAAAAGCCAGCAGGGAAAGGTTAGGCCGTGGCGGTGGGTTGTACTGGTGTTAGCCAGGTGTTGTTTGCATGCCTGTTTGCATGCCTTTGCAGTATTTGGTTTCTAATTTACCTGAGTTGGGTTGCTACTTGTATTCCAATGCGTTGATTGAGTTAGGAAAGGATTGCCAAGTAGTGCTGATTTTCTTTGTACGTGGCCAATTTCCTGCTACTATATAAAAGGATCATTGTTTTTTCATATGGGTAGTAGCTATCTCTTTTTTCTTCAGGGTGATACAATTCAGGGAGTAACATATTTATCTGATCTGGATGCTATGGATTGTGCATTCAATTTTGCCAAGATCTATCTAGCCTTTCTTTGCCAATTAAACATGAGGAAATGCAGCAGATTGAGAGAGTCCCAAAACTGAGATAGTCTTCACTGCTTCCTGCTAAAGCACTACTACGTCAGCTGATAATCACCATAGAGACATTCAATCAATTGGAAATATCCCAAAGGTATAACACGCAATAGAATCAATCTAAATAAAACAAGACACAATCTAATCACATAGAGAAAACAAGCCACTCTGAAGATCCTTAGGAGCAATATAAACTTAAACTAAATGAAACAGACAAACCTATCATCCCAATAGACACAATTTAGCAAAAAGATTCAATTATTACCTAAAACCATCTATTGGGGAAGCTTCAAATCCTTGAGACATGGCTTAGTACAATGGATATCTTTGACTTATCTTACATCAGAAACATTGCTAAGCTTAGATCAATGATACAGAAGCCAAAAGCATAACTATGATACAAAAGTAAAGCAActaaaaaaagagaaagcatGACTTGTATACGAACATCAAACATCCAATTTGCAACCAATGAGTAGTAACGAGTAGTAATGCAAATTTACCACCAAAAACCAATCCCAGTTCAGAAATATCCGTGAGAAAAACAAAACTTAATCCAATGCTCAGGCTCCATAAGAATTGAAAGGAAAGAATCCGAAGTACAGCATGCAAAATACCAGCCAGATTCTAATTCATATAAACCTCAACATGATTGAAGAACACACATGCATGACAATCAACAATAGCAGAATAATACAAGACCAATTATACCTCATATCTAGCATAAGATCAGTTCAAAGTACCGGAGATTAGGAGAGAGTCCCAAAACAGAGATTGATGGGCATTAAGTCTCATAGGATGCAGAGAAAGGGATTGAATCAGCAAAATCAAATTGGCCTTGGTGGAGTGAAATGGATATAAGACAGgtatatgaaaaataaaaagggaTTGAATCAGCAAAACCAAATTGCCCTTGGTGGAGGAGATGGATATAAGGTGGGTATATGGAAAACAAAACTGATGAGGTTGGTACTTCAAACTCTGCCAGTCATAGGAGAATCGAAGATCCGGTTTTGCATTTGCTAGGGGATTTTAGATAGAAAACAGTAgagaggaggaagaggaagagtgGGAAGCAGAGTTTATCAGTGTTTTGCCATGGAATTGCCGTATGTCCTCCAGGTCGTGTCTTAGCAAGCTACTTGTTGGCATCATAAAACACAAAAACAAATGCGAAAAAAGACTACAACTCACCTTACCCAACACAATTAGCAGCTCGCCCTCATATATCCGCTGCCGAGCTTTCTTAGTTACACATCAGCCATTCATGCAAACCAACAAAACAAAGTAAGGCTCACATAGAACACCTGCAGAACACCTAAATACTGATGAAAAATCCTAAAATCCACTTCAACATTTCAACACATCCCCAGATTAAACAGCACCACTGTCAAAAACAGCAAAAATTAACCAGCTCCTGCAAATAACACCTACCAAGTCACTTGCTCCTTCCTAGACTTAATCGGCCACCATGAATTTCCCCACTCTTTCTAGAACACTTAAAAGTCAATTATGGACGAAGACGCAGTGGAGGAGGCAATCAAATTGGAAGATGACGAGGTGAAAAAAGGACCGGTAGAGCAGGCTAAGAAAAGACTGTAATGGAAACTGCAAAGCTTTCGAGCGGTGATTCTTGCATCTTACCTCAATTCACCGCTAAACTTGTTGCTGTTGAAGAACAACACGTGGAGAGCGGTGAATTTCCAGCAAAACCACTCCCATCCAGCGCCAAGACACCGCCCACTAAGGCACTAACCAGCAGCAATTGCTagcaaaacaaagaagaaagctAAGACCGCCCACCGCCCACTAACCACCAGCAATTGTTGACTGCCAAAATTGTGAAATTCCAGCTGAACCATTGCCACTGAATGGTAAAAGACCAAAATGCCCCTCAAAGTCACAAAAATAACGATATAACCGGTCCATTTTTCACTGTTCACAAGCGGATTCTCGCATTATATATGTAAGATATGTAAGACATACAGGACATGTAAGAGTTAGAAAATGATTAACCTATAAGGTGCTGtcactggccatttggtccagtggtcatcaccaTATTTGGTGATGCTGGAGATCAAGGGTTCAACCCCTGCCTCCCACTAATTTATCACTATATGTGGTTGGTCTTAGTTGACCATCTCCCTTTACCCTTTCCCCTAAATTAGGCTAAATTAGGTTATAAGACATCTATCCTTGCAGGAAAAAGATTAACCTACAAGGTGCGAATCGAATTAATCAATTGAAATATAGGACGGATACCCGACTCATACCCACTCATAATTGTCCCTGGGTTGATTTGTGGAGAAGTGTAGGCCCACCAACATTGGACATGTAGCCGTTTTAATCATCCATGACTACAAGCCTGCCGGCAACGTAACGATTAAGACCTTAATGACAGATTCCCTGCACTCACCCACATCAGTCTCCCAACTGCTCTCGAATCATAAACCAATCAATGTTCTCTCCCGTGGAAAACCCCCAGCCACTTTCTTCAAATCAAAACATTCAAAATCGGCCATACAGGTTCCTACGCTGGATTACAGGACACCTGATAGCTACCTACTTAATTAACTACTctttaattttgaattccaAATTCTTTACAAGTACTCTGTCTTCTCTCCGCTCCCCCTTCTGGACCCCACATTAGTCCCCTCC contains:
- the LOC113756754 gene encoding cysteine proteinase inhibitor 1-like gives rise to the protein MALNLHPLLLTILVLPVVFPFSEAYRPVEVGRNPINVNDPHVIEIAKFAISWRNAVSSTRFQFRKVIKGERQVAPGVTGVNYNLVILAKAADAPLYCEVAVFDREWENLRILTSFREIPAGDALAPALAPGSW